The Prunus dulcis chromosome 5, ALMONDv2, whole genome shotgun sequence genomic sequence TTATATGAATCTCAAATTTATCAAACAAATGATACTGAATATCAGTTAGATATGGTACAAATAATAACACATTAGCATCaattgttgttgttcttgAAGTTTTCCAATTAGATAGAATTATTCTCATCAATAATCTCCTCAGTTGTGATGCCAAAGTTCTCACCACCGCCAGGGTCGAGGTATACTAGTTGCACACCGCAGGCTTTCAATAATATTGGTTCGGAGGGAAGAAATCTAACTTCACACTTGTACATGATCTCCTCTTCATTCCAGTAACGCTTCCAGTGCCTCATATTAGATAATGAAATATATTGCAGCCACACATGATCTGACCCTGGCGATATAATGTGttcatgaaatgaaaatatttcatcACCATTGATGAAGACTCTGACATGAAATCCGTATCTCTCATAATCATCATAATCGTAAGGGAGTGTGTAATCTATGGTTCCGAATGCAGCGGAAAAAGCCAATCTTGTGTTCTTCCCGGTGAAATTTGGGGGAAATTTAATGTTGAAGTCACAGTAATTAGGATCAGCTGGCTGTTTCCGGTGGCCGAACCACTTTGGAATGTCGTTTCCAGGAAGTATAATGCTAAACTCATAGCACTCGCCGTCCAAATGTACGTGCTGCTGTAACGTGCATgacaatatttaattagtcATCATGATGTATTCTATTAAGAGTAATGTTACTTGTTGTATAATCTTAATTGATATTCTAGTATATCATTTCTCGACTGTAGATATGATATATTTACTTATGAATGTGAATCTTCTCTCAGATATAGATGATACACTAAATATATAGGTGAGACTATATATACATTCTAAACGTGAGCTCAAATCTAGATACAATGCACCATATGTCACATGCATCTCTTCGATATATCCTGGACATGTAGTGAATTGTATCTATAATTAAATCACGTTGACTTCTAACAATACAATTAATGGTAGATGTATATGAGACAGcccagagagagaaagacaaaAACCTGGTGAGTTTGAGAATGGCTAAGTAACATGGATGCCATCTTTTCCACATCAAAGTCAAGACTCTTGAGTAGTTTGTGGCAGTTAGACAAGTCGCTATACTGAAGAGAACCCTGTGAGTTGTGTTCCAAAATGTTCGAAAGTTTTGAAAATCTTTCCAAAGATTTGCAGCCACCTGTGTTTATTCCTTTTATGCATGGAGAAAGCTGAGGAATTTCTTGAAGCTTCTTGCAATCACGCAATATAAGCCATTCCAAGCTACCAAATGTGCTGGTCCATTCAGGAAGGCTAACAAAACTGCTTCCAGATAAATCTAGAAAAGTCAATGTGGACCCACAATTGAATGGCATAAGGAATTCACATTCTGATAAGTTGCAATCTCCGACTCGTAGAAACCTTAGCCTTGGAAACACCAATGAGTTTTGGTAATCATGAGAAACGCTTGACGGATTTTCAGGGTTCACCTTCACGGGAAATGCTAAAAGTTTGGGGCAGCCTCTAACCTCAAGTTCTCGAAGATTTTTCAACTTATAAATGCTGCTCGGAAGATTTCTAAGGTTTTCACAACACTCTAAAGTAATGTCCTCTAAGACCATCGTCCCAGCTTCAATTTCTGGAAAACTCTCCAGCATTCTACAACCTTTCATGTTAAGAATTTTCAGTGATTTCAAGCCAATTCTTGTTGGAAACCTTGTAAGGCTTGAGCAGTCTTGCAGATTCAAAGTCACCAGCTTTTCAAGGAACCCAACAGACTCATGAATCCCAACTAAACTGGTACATCCTCTAAGAAACAATTTCTCCAAGTTTGGGACTCCTGTGAAGTCGGGTATTTCTTCTAGCTTGTCGCACCCAAAGAAGTCCATAGATGTCAATGTTCCCAGTTTCtatagaaaataataaaataaaaaactagctgataaaaagaaaaaatataacaatatGAGAAATGCAACATAAGATGTCATCACAGTGTGAATTAGGACTGTTGATCATGTTATCCAAATTCACAACTTGGCAATACAAGtctgataaaaaaaaaataaaaaaaatttagcttAGTATTCACTCAGAGAAATTAGAAAAGCTTCAAAATCAATTATGTTACCATAGAACCTGACTCGAGCCGCGATATGTTACTTGAAGGCATCTTCAGGGCAACAAGTTTCTTTGGATGAAAATTGGATGGTAGGGACTGTAAAGGATATCTGTACCAATTTAGCAGCCTTAACTCGTTGGGCAGATCAATATTTCCAGTGAGGCTTGCATTAAGATTTATTAAATATCTGAGATTTTTCATCCTTGAGAAGGCTTCAGCACTCATGGAGATGTCATTCTTTTTAGGCATATTTATCAGTATGCCTCTAACTTTAGTTGAACCCTATAGCAGAAAGTCCAAAAAAATTAGTTAGTTATAAAAGCCACCAACATATTGTTGTAATTGATATGGGTAAAAACATGTTCATCAATACCAAATTAACAAAGATATTTGACTTACTGTTTGTTCTGTTAGAACACGGTAGACATCCTCGTGAAACCACAACCTACTACGTTCACCTGGTTCTGTAGGCGATTCTTGACGAACAATTTCCTTGCCCATATCTTCAAGTAAATCATGCATGGTTAACGTATTATGCTCATTAAT encodes the following:
- the LOC117628693 gene encoding disease resistance protein RUN1-like isoform X2, coding for MAWMSNQRASSSSSSSYFSPTRWSYDVFLSFRGEDTRNNFTGHLYTALCQRGLNTFIDDELRRGEEIAPTLIKAIQESMASVVVFSENYASSKWCLDELACILDCKESKRQIVLPIFYKVDPSDVRNQRGSFGVALSRHEANFKSNNSGSSSTDRVQRWRTALTLAANFSGWHFPDGHESKFIHNIVEEISLQTSNRTYLKVAKYPVGLESRVRDMDELLSLGENDVRMIGIWGLGGIGKTTIAKAVYGSIAHKFEGNCFLANVREMSSMPHGLVELQKTLLSDILGGNRKFKVTSVDQGANTIETRLRNRRVLLVLDDVDHRHQLDNLAGGSNWFGRGSRIIVTTRDKHLLTAHGVNLTYKVKELDFYESSELFSWNSFKRDKPPNDFLKLVGRAVCYTKGLPLALTVLGSHLCGRSIEEWKDALDSYEIIPNKEIQEILKISFNGLEHFQKEVFLDIACFFKGEDKDQIVDILRSCDLFPIISIKVLIDKSLLVINEHNTLTMHDLLEDMGKEIVRQESPTEPGERSRLWFHEDVYRVLTEQTGSTKVRGILINMPKKNDISMSAEAFSRMKNLRYLINLNASLTGNIDLPNELRLLNWYRYPLQSLPSNFHPKKLVALKMPSSNISRLESGSMKLGTLTSMDFFGCDKLEEIPDFTGVPNLEKLFLRGCTSLVGIHESVGFLEKLVTLNLQDCSSLTRFPTRIGLKSLKILNMKGCRMLESFPEIEAGTMVLEDITLECCENLRNLPSSIYKLKNLRELEVRGCPKLLAFPVKVNPENPSSVSHDYQNSLVFPRLRFLRVGDCNLSECEFLMPFNCGSTLTFLDLSGSSFVSLPEWTSTFGSLEWLILRDCKKLQEIPQLSPCIKGINTGGCKSLERFSKLSNILEHNSQGSLQYSDLSNCHKLLKSLDFDVEKMASMLLSHSQTHQHVHLDGECYEFSIILPGNDIPKWFGHRKQPADPNYCDFNIKFPPNFTGKNTRLAFSAAFGTIDYTLPYDYDDYERYGFHVRVFINGDEIFSFHEHIISPGSDHVWLQYISLSNMRHWKRYWNEEEIMYKCEVRFLPSEPILLKACGVQLVYLDPGGGENFGITTEEIIDENNSI
- the LOC117628693 gene encoding disease resistance protein RUN1-like isoform X1; protein product: MAWMSNQRASSSSSSSYFSPTRWSYDVFLSFRGEDTRNNFTGHLYTALCQRGLNTFIDDELRRGEEIAPTLIKAIQESMASVVVFSENYASSKWCLDELACILDCKESKRQIVLPIFYKVDPSDVRNQRGSFGVALSRHEANFKSNNSGSSSTDRVQRWRTALTLAANFSGWHFPDGHESKFIHNIVEEISLQTSNRTYLKVAKYPVGLESRVRDMDELLSLGENDVRMIGIWGLGGIGKTTIAKAVYGSIAHKFEGNCFLANVREMSSMPHGLVELQKTLLSDILGGNRKFKVTSVDQGANTIETRLRNRRVLLVLDDVDHRHQLDNLAGGSNWFGRGSRIIVTTRDKHLLTAHGVNLTYKVKELDFYESSELFSWNSFKRDKPPNDFLKLVGRAVCYTKGLPLALTVLGSHLCGRSIEEWKDALDSYEIIPNKEIQEILKISFNGLEHFQKEVFLDIACFFKGEDKDQIVDILRSCDLFPIISIKVLIDKSLLVINEHNTLTMHDLLEDMGKEIVRQESPTEPGERSRLWFHEDVYRVLTEQTGSTKVRGILINMPKKNDISMSAEAFSRMKNLRYLINLNASLTGNIDLPNELRLLNWYRYPLQSLPSNFHPKKLVALKMPSSNISRLESGSMKLGTLTSMDFFGCDKLEEIPDFTGVPNLEKLFLRGCTSLVGIHESVGFLEKLVTLNLQDCSSLTRFPTRIGLKSLKILNMKGCRMLESFPEIEAGTMVLEDITLECCENLRNLPSSIYKLKNLRELEVRGCPKLLAFPVKVNPENPSSVSHDYQNSLVFPRLRFLRVGDCNLSECEFLMPFNCGSTLTFLDLSGSSFVSLPEWTSTFGSLEWLILRDCKKLQEIPQLSPCIKGINTGGCKSLERFSKLSNILEHNSQGSLQYSDLSNCHKLLKSLDFDVEKMASMLLSHSQTHQQHVHLDGECYEFSIILPGNDIPKWFGHRKQPADPNYCDFNIKFPPNFTGKNTRLAFSAAFGTIDYTLPYDYDDYERYGFHVRVFINGDEIFSFHEHIISPGSDHVWLQYISLSNMRHWKRYWNEEEIMYKCEVRFLPSEPILLKACGVQLVYLDPGGGENFGITTEEIIDENNSI